A genomic stretch from Deltaproteobacteria bacterium includes:
- the uvrA gene encoding excinuclease ABC subunit UvrA: protein MPSVNDILEVRGAAEHNLKRVDARIPKQKLVVFTGPSGSGKSSLAFDTLYAEGQRRYVESLSAYARQFLWQMEKPRYDHIRGLSPTISIEQKAASNNPRSTVGTITEIYDYLRVLYARVGRQHCHNCGEPVERLSAAEVSERLAKLAPGTRFQLAARIAENRKGEFRDELEDAVRAGFSRFRIDGEAVRGDELPALDKKKKHTIDIVVDRLVAPESRDAKYESRLTDSVETALKRGSGALLVAFDGEERLYSEHLHCHICDLGFPELSPQSFSFNSPLGMCPDCNGLGTKPEMDPELVVPDPSKSVRDGAIEPWRTILERGDSWTGSIVKNVAKQYGIDLDAPWKDLGKKQRDILLFGTGDKRIALSMKFATGKIEFERPFEGVLNELYRRFRMTKSEGMKKWYMRYLSEAECKTCDGLRLRPESKAVRVSARSLPELARLNVADARELLRTLELGANERTIAGEVLKEIDGRLGFLLDIGLGYLTLDRPGPSLSGGESQRIRLASQIGSELTGVLYILDEPSIGLHQRDNGRLLATLKRLRDMSNTVIVVEHDQETIEEADFVLDFGPGAGAAGGEVVFAGTPAQMRKSKRSLTGAYLSGRLAIETPEKRRKGSGKCVRVEGAREHNLKNVDVEFPLETLTAVTGVSGAGKSTLVNAVLYPALRRAFHGSHEPPGAHDRIQGLGHIDKVIDIDQKPIGRTPRSNPATYTKIFDEIREVFATTPDARTYGYKAGRFSFNVKGGRCEACEGDGVKKIEMHFLADVFVPCDVCKGKRFNDATLRVRFKGLNIAEVLELSVDEALRVFENQPRVLSGLRTLGEVGLGYLKLGQPSPTLSGGEAQRIKLARELSRAATGRTFYILDEPTTGLHFEDLKKLLAVLDRLVDAGNTVVVIEHNLDVIRCADWVIDLGPEGGDGGGRVIALGTPEEVAKNRESYTGQYLRKVL, encoded by the coding sequence ATGCCCTCCGTCAACGACATCCTCGAGGTTCGAGGCGCCGCCGAGCACAACCTGAAGCGCGTCGACGCGCGCATTCCGAAGCAGAAGCTCGTCGTGTTCACGGGGCCGTCGGGCTCGGGCAAGTCGTCGCTCGCGTTCGACACGCTCTACGCCGAGGGCCAGCGCCGCTACGTCGAGTCGCTCTCCGCGTACGCGCGCCAGTTCCTCTGGCAGATGGAGAAGCCGCGCTACGACCACATTCGCGGGCTCTCGCCGACGATCTCGATCGAGCAGAAGGCGGCCAGTAACAACCCGCGCTCGACGGTCGGCACGATCACCGAGATCTACGACTACCTGCGCGTGCTGTACGCGCGCGTCGGCCGGCAGCATTGCCACAATTGCGGCGAGCCGGTCGAGCGCCTCTCGGCGGCGGAGGTCTCGGAGCGCCTCGCGAAGCTCGCGCCCGGGACGCGCTTCCAGCTCGCCGCGCGCATCGCGGAGAACCGCAAGGGCGAGTTTCGCGACGAGCTCGAAGACGCCGTGCGCGCGGGTTTCTCGCGCTTCCGCATCGACGGCGAAGCGGTGCGCGGAGACGAGCTGCCGGCACTCGACAAGAAGAAGAAGCACACGATCGACATCGTCGTGGATCGCCTCGTCGCGCCGGAGTCGCGCGACGCGAAGTACGAGTCCCGCCTGACAGATTCGGTGGAGACGGCGCTGAAGCGCGGCAGCGGCGCGCTGCTCGTCGCCTTCGACGGCGAGGAGCGCCTCTACTCCGAGCACCTCCACTGCCACATCTGCGACCTCGGCTTCCCCGAGCTCTCGCCGCAGAGCTTCTCGTTCAACTCGCCGCTCGGCATGTGCCCCGACTGCAACGGCCTCGGCACCAAGCCCGAGATGGACCCCGAGCTGGTCGTGCCCGACCCGAGCAAGTCCGTGCGCGACGGCGCGATCGAGCCGTGGCGGACGATTCTCGAGCGCGGCGATTCGTGGACCGGCTCGATCGTGAAGAACGTCGCGAAGCAGTACGGCATCGACCTCGACGCGCCGTGGAAGGATCTCGGAAAGAAGCAGCGCGACATCCTCTTGTTCGGCACCGGCGACAAGCGCATCGCGCTCTCGATGAAGTTCGCGACGGGCAAGATCGAGTTCGAGCGCCCGTTCGAGGGCGTGCTGAACGAGCTCTACCGCCGCTTCCGCATGACCAAGTCCGAGGGCATGAAGAAGTGGTACATGCGGTACCTCTCGGAAGCGGAGTGCAAGACCTGCGACGGCTTGCGCCTGCGCCCGGAGTCGAAGGCGGTGCGCGTGAGCGCGCGCAGCCTGCCGGAGCTGGCGCGCCTCAACGTCGCCGACGCGCGCGAGTTGTTACGAACGCTCGAGCTCGGCGCGAACGAGCGCACGATCGCGGGCGAGGTGCTGAAGGAGATCGACGGCCGCCTCGGCTTCCTGCTCGACATCGGCCTCGGCTACCTCACGCTCGATCGCCCCGGGCCGTCGCTCTCGGGCGGCGAGAGCCAGCGCATCCGCCTCGCGTCGCAGATCGGCAGCGAGCTCACGGGCGTGCTCTACATCCTCGACGAGCCCTCGATCGGCCTCCATCAGCGCGACAACGGGCGCCTGCTCGCGACGCTGAAGCGGCTGCGCGACATGTCGAACACGGTGATCGTGGTCGAGCACGATCAGGAGACGATCGAGGAAGCGGACTTCGTGCTCGACTTCGGCCCCGGCGCGGGCGCTGCCGGCGGCGAGGTGGTGTTCGCGGGCACGCCCGCGCAGATGCGCAAGTCGAAGCGCTCGCTCACCGGAGCGTACTTATCAGGGCGCCTCGCGATCGAGACGCCGGAGAAGCGCCGCAAGGGTTCGGGGAAGTGCGTGCGGGTCGAGGGCGCGCGCGAGCACAACCTGAAGAACGTCGATGTCGAGTTTCCGCTCGAGACGCTCACCGCGGTGACCGGTGTGTCGGGCGCCGGCAAGAGCACGCTCGTGAACGCCGTGCTGTATCCGGCGCTTCGCCGCGCATTCCACGGCAGCCACGAGCCGCCCGGCGCGCACGACCGCATCCAAGGTCTCGGCCACATCGACAAAGTGATCGACATCGACCAGAAGCCGATCGGCCGCACGCCGCGCAGCAACCCGGCGACGTACACGAAGATCTTCGACGAGATCCGCGAGGTGTTCGCGACGACCCCCGACGCGCGCACCTACGGCTACAAGGCGGGGCGCTTCTCGTTCAACGTGAAGGGCGGCCGCTGCGAGGCGTGCGAGGGCGACGGCGTCAAGAAGATCGAGATGCACTTCCTCGCCGACGTGTTCGTGCCGTGCGACGTGTGCAAGGGCAAACGCTTCAACGACGCGACGCTGCGCGTGCGCTTCAAGGGCCTCAACATCGCCGAAGTGCTCGAGCTCTCGGTCGACGAAGCGCTGCGCGTGTTCGAGAACCAGCCGAGAGTGCTCTCGGGGCTGCGCACGCTCGGCGAAGTCGGGCTCGGTTACCTGAAGCTCGGTCAGCCCTCGCCGACGCTCTCGGGCGGCGAGGCGCAGCGCATCAAGCTCGCGCGCGAGCTTTCGCGCGCCGCGACCGGCCGCACCTTCTACATCCTCGACGAGCCGACCACGGGCCTGCACTTCGAAGACTTGAAGAAGCTGCTCGCCGTGCTCGACCGCCTGGTCGACGCGGGCAACACCGTCGTCGTGATCGAGCACAACCTCGACGTGATCCGCTGCGCCGACTGGGTGATCGACCTCGGCCCCGAAGGCGGCGACGGCGGCGGGCGCGTGATCGCGCTCGGTACGCCGGAAGAAGTCGCGAAGAACCGCGAGAGCTACACGGGGCAGTACCTGAGGAAAGTGCTGTGA
- the mazG gene encoding nucleoside triphosphate pyrophosphohydrolase, with amino-acid sequence MKEPLPSAQRASAAARQAGVARLLAIMARLRDPRTGCPWDLEQTFASIAKHTLEEAYEVEDAIRGGDMDALRDELGDLLLQVVFHARMAEEGGHFDFDAVAHAIADKLVRRHPGIFSDAEIATVELQLASWEQIKQQERAAKNAAAGAKNAKLAALEEVPIGLPALTRAAKLLRRAEREGLGDLAPSAREAGALDEATLGDALLALVSRAQAAGLDAEDALRAANARLLERARDRVK; translated from the coding sequence ATGAAGGAACCGCTTCCGAGTGCGCAGCGCGCATCCGCCGCCGCGCGCCAGGCGGGAGTCGCGCGGCTGCTCGCGATCATGGCGCGGCTGCGCGATCCCAGGACGGGCTGCCCGTGGGATCTCGAGCAGACCTTCGCGTCGATCGCGAAGCACACGCTCGAAGAGGCGTACGAGGTCGAGGACGCGATTCGCGGCGGCGACATGGACGCGCTGCGCGACGAGCTCGGGGACTTGTTGTTGCAGGTCGTCTTCCATGCACGCATGGCGGAGGAGGGCGGGCACTTCGACTTCGACGCGGTCGCGCATGCCATCGCGGACAAGCTCGTGCGCCGGCATCCGGGGATCTTCAGCGACGCCGAGATCGCGACGGTCGAGCTGCAGCTCGCGAGCTGGGAGCAGATCAAGCAGCAGGAGCGCGCTGCGAAGAACGCAGCGGCCGGCGCGAAGAACGCGAAGCTCGCCGCGCTCGAAGAGGTGCCGATCGGCCTGCCTGCGCTCACGCGCGCCGCGAAGCTGCTGCGCCGCGCCGAGCGCGAAGGCCTCGGCGATCTCGCACCGAGCGCGCGCGAAGCCGGCGCCCTCGACGAGGCCACGCTCGGCGACGCACTCCTCGCGCTCGTGTCGCGCGCACAAGCCGCCGGCCTCGACGCCGAGGACGCCCTGCGCGCCGCGAACGCAAGACTGCTCGAGCGAGCACGAGATCGCGTGAAGTGA
- a CDS encoding TIGR03618 family F420-dependent PPOX class oxidoreductase: MSRRDQIRMTDSEIATYLAKAQTLTIVTINKDGTPHPMPMWFGVEPDGAIVMTTFTKSQKITNLQRDPRATLMVESGGAVYSNLKGVVIYGKAELIRDTEQVVDILTRVSTKTLDNPDDKARDGVRNAVRGTAPKRTGIRVRPERIVSWDHSKLGGVY, translated from the coding sequence ATGTCCCGCCGTGATCAGATCCGCATGACTGACTCCGAGATCGCCACGTACCTCGCAAAAGCGCAAACCCTCACCATCGTCACGATCAACAAGGACGGCACACCGCATCCCATGCCGATGTGGTTCGGGGTGGAGCCCGACGGCGCGATCGTGATGACGACGTTCACGAAGAGCCAGAAGATCACGAACCTGCAGCGCGACCCGCGCGCGACGCTGATGGTCGAGAGCGGCGGCGCCGTCTACTCGAACCTGAAGGGCGTCGTGATTTACGGGAAGGCCGAGTTGATCCGCGACACGGAGCAGGTCGTCGACATCCTCACGCGCGTCTCGACCAAGACGCTCGACAACCCCGATGACAAGGCGCGCGACGGCGTGCGCAACGCCGTGCGCGGCACCGCGCCGAAGCGCACCGGGATCCGAGTTCGCCCCGAGCGCATCGTGAGCTGGGACCACAGCAAGCTGGGCGGGGTGTACTGA